A genomic segment from Actinomycetota bacterium encodes:
- the ftsE gene encoding cell division ATP-binding protein FtsE, whose amino-acid sequence MRRVTKIYKGNVYALEDVTLDVEKGEFVFLVGPSGSGKTTLIKLLIKEEEPTSGQIYIADTNINQLRKWKIPYLRRKIGCVFQDFKLLPHKTVFQNVAYAMEVTGKSRRLIEQQVPEVLKLVGLGHKLDAFPDELSGGEQQRVAIARAFINRPPILLADEPTGNVDPSLGVGIVRLLEKINSTGTTVIVATHDKNIVDAFRKRVIALENGRIIRDQDRGVYGYE is encoded by the coding sequence ATGCGTAGGGTGACCAAGATCTACAAGGGCAACGTCTACGCCCTGGAGGACGTCACCCTGGACGTGGAGAAGGGAGAGTTCGTCTTCCTGGTGGGTCCCTCCGGCTCGGGCAAGACCACCCTCATCAAGCTGCTCATCAAGGAGGAGGAGCCCACCAGCGGACAGATCTACATCGCGGACACCAACATCAACCAGCTCCGCAAGTGGAAGATCCCCTACCTGAGGCGCAAGATAGGCTGCGTCTTCCAGGACTTCAAGCTCCTACCCCACAAGACGGTCTTCCAGAACGTGGCCTACGCCATGGAGGTCACCGGGAAATCCCGGCGCCTCATCGAGCAGCAGGTCCCCGAGGTACTCAAGCTGGTGGGCCTGGGGCACAAGCTGGACGCCTTCCCGGACGAGCTCTCGGGCGGGGAGCAGCAGAGGGTGGCCATCGCGCGCGCCTTCATCAACCGGCCGCCCATCCTCCTGGCCGACGAGCCCACCGGGAACGTGGACCCCTCCCTGGGGGTGGGTATCGTGCGCCTGCTGGAGAAGATAAACTCCACGGGCACCACGGTGATCGTGGCCACCCACGACAAGAACATAGTGGACGCCTTCCGCAAGAGGGTGATCGCCCTGGAGAACGGGCGCATCATCCGCGACCAGGACAGGGGCGTATACGGCTATGAATAA
- a CDS encoding transketolase family protein — MTEWELRNTRDGYAAALLELGEKDPRIVVLDADLAKSTQTEKFKLRFPERFVDCGVAEQNLMATAAGLATTGKIVFASTFAIFATGRAYDQVRNTIAYSDLNVKICASHGGITVGEDGSSHQALEDITLMRAVPRMKVVVPADYYEAREAVKAVAYLDGPAYVRLGRPKAPVLFGEDYRFRFGKVLVMRPGRDVTLIACGYLLHKALQAAEMLAGEGIEAEVVNLHTVKPLDREGVLESAARTGRVVTCEEHTVHGGVGSAVAELLAEEMPLPMRMVGIRDRFGVSGSAEELVEHFGLGARHIAEAARLLCHGDNGGKPRR; from the coding sequence ATGACGGAGTGGGAATTGCGCAATACCCGGGACGGGTACGCCGCGGCACTGCTGGAGCTGGGCGAGAAGGATCCTCGCATCGTGGTCCTGGATGCCGACCTGGCAAAGTCCACCCAGACGGAGAAGTTCAAGCTGCGCTTCCCCGAGCGCTTCGTGGACTGCGGGGTGGCGGAGCAGAACCTCATGGCCACCGCGGCCGGGCTGGCGACCACGGGCAAGATCGTCTTCGCCTCCACCTTCGCCATCTTCGCTACCGGGAGGGCCTACGACCAGGTGCGCAACACCATCGCCTACTCCGACCTCAACGTCAAGATCTGCGCCAGCCACGGGGGCATAACCGTGGGGGAGGACGGCTCCTCCCACCAGGCCCTGGAGGACATCACCCTCATGCGGGCCGTGCCGCGCATGAAGGTGGTAGTGCCCGCCGATTACTATGAGGCACGGGAGGCGGTGAAGGCCGTGGCCTACCTGGATGGCCCGGCCTACGTGCGCTTGGGGCGGCCCAAGGCGCCCGTGCTCTTCGGCGAGGACTACCGCTTCCGGTTCGGGAAGGTACTGGTCATGCGCCCGGGAAGGGACGTCACCCTGATCGCCTGTGGTTACCTCCTGCATAAGGCGCTCCAGGCGGCGGAGATGCTGGCCGGGGAGGGTATAGAGGCGGAGGTCGTCAATCTCCACACGGTGAAACCCCTGGACCGGGAGGGCGTCCTGGAATCGGCGGCCCGCACGGGAAGGGTGGTGACCTGCGAGGAGCACACGGTGCACGGCGGAGTGGGAAGCGCCGTGGCCGAGCTCCTGGCCGAGGAGATGCCCCTGCCCATGCGCATGGTGGGCATCCGGGACCGCTTCGGCGTCTCCGGGTCGGCGGAGGAACTGGTGGAACATTTCGGCCTGGGCGCCCGTCACATCGCCGAAGCGGCGCGCCTGCTCTGTCACGGAGATAACGGCGGAAAACCGAGGAGATGA
- a CDS encoding transketolase: protein MGGTEAEKLRSRLETISRELRKDIVRMIGLAGSGHPGGSLSCVEILACLYFYKMKHRPEEPDWPLRDRFVLSKGHAAPALYAALAWSGYFDREELWRLRRLGSMLQGHPDRLRTPGVEISTGSLGQGLSAACGMALGLRMDGLPCRVYALIGDGESQEGGIWEAAMLAAHQRLDNLTAILDNNGLQIDGRCCEVVSLGDLPAKWRSFGWEVQEVDGHDVLEICEALDRADEAAGPGIIIAHTVKGKGVSFMENNVDFHGKAPTREEMEKALRELEEAR from the coding sequence TTGGGAGGGACGGAGGCGGAGAAGCTCAGGAGCAGGTTGGAAACTATTTCCAGAGAACTCCGCAAGGACATCGTGCGCATGATCGGCCTGGCCGGGAGCGGGCACCCCGGAGGCTCCCTCTCCTGCGTGGAGATACTGGCCTGCCTCTACTTCTACAAGATGAAGCATCGCCCCGAGGAACCAGACTGGCCCCTGCGGGACCGCTTCGTCCTCTCCAAGGGCCACGCCGCCCCCGCCCTCTACGCCGCCCTGGCCTGGAGCGGGTATTTCGACCGCGAGGAGCTGTGGCGCCTCCGCCGCCTGGGTTCCATGCTCCAGGGCCACCCGGACCGGCTGCGCACTCCCGGGGTGGAGATATCCACCGGCTCACTGGGGCAGGGGCTGTCCGCCGCCTGCGGGATGGCCCTGGGCCTACGCATGGACGGTCTCCCCTGCCGGGTATACGCCCTCATCGGGGACGGCGAGAGCCAGGAGGGGGGTATCTGGGAGGCGGCCATGCTCGCAGCCCACCAGCGCCTGGATAACCTGACGGCCATACTGGACAACAACGGCCTGCAGATTGACGGGCGCTGCTGCGAGGTGGTCAGCCTGGGAGACCTTCCCGCCAAGTGGCGTTCCTTCGGGTGGGAGGTGCAGGAGGTGGACGGGCACGACGTATTGGAGATCTGCGAGGCCCTGGACCGGGCCGACGAGGCCGCCGGTCCCGGCATCATCATCGCCCACACGGTGAAGGGCAAGGGCGTGTCCTTCATGGAGAACAACGTGGATTTCCACGGCAAGGCCCCCACCCGGGAGGAGATGGAGAAAGCGTTAAGGGAGCTGGAAGAGGCGAGATGA